In Trichomycterus rosablanca isolate fTriRos1 chromosome 2, fTriRos1.hap1, whole genome shotgun sequence, the genomic window TCCTGCAGCAAAGGTAAAATGACAAAAGCATGCTCTTAATAAAAGTTCTCAACCTGTGGCCATCTACGCATGAAGGTGTGACCAACATTTTTCCATTTTAGGTCTATTATttcaatacattaataaatttttttggcCTGCAAGATAAGCTTTTGTCTGTTATTATGGCCTGCTGCGGCATTTTCTAACTGAGGCAGTACCTAAAGTTCACGACTTACAATACTTTACTACCAAAGAGAAGGTCTTTGTGTCTACACTGTGATGTGTAACAAAACTAAACTTGATTATGTTCTTTGCTGAAATGGATAAAATGTGAGAAAAAGCATATTAAaccaaataattaataatagacACTTATCtgtgtttttgaaaaaaaataaaataaaattcctgacttgttttatttaattcccCACTATGTGTATATGTAACTCAGTCAGTAAGcaacacattattatttaggtctttttattctatatttttcattttactaAAATAGTACACAATGACAGGTGACTGTAATAATATAAAGTATGTCTCATTGTTGGATCCTTACCTTAAACAGTAAATTGAGTAATGCATTattgctttgtttgttttgcagaGCATACTGGAATTTGAGCAACGTACATTTCAGGACTCAATGGAGCGCTGATTCACTCAAATCCTATGCCTATTGTCCTGCAATAAACTTGATTAAATTCTTCGCCGTGGCTTTGCTGTGGTGCTGgttttccccactgtgggaacTGATGAAACCTAAAAAGATAAACACACTTTTTATTCCATCATATCCCATAATTCATTTTGGTCACATTTATGAAAGCCATAAAAAAAATTACCCAGCATACCTTTGCCATTGTTTTCCTGATTAAGTTGGCTGTTGTGTTTAATGAATTGTCTTCCATGTCCATTCTAGGGGGTTCTGGAAGTTTGGGTCCATACAAAGGTgcatttttgtctgctgcacccGTTAAGACTGAACTGTCCTCAATTTTCCTCTTTCTGTTTTCTAAATGTGCAGTCCTTGGTATAAAACGTGGTACAGTGGTGGAAgggtttttgctttttttagtAATCCATTCCTTTTCTTTAGCAGGTGTGTTAGGATCATTGGAAGTGTGTTCACAATGTTCTTTTGAACTGGGGATGAAACTGTGTAAAGATCCCATTTTATCCTCTGTAGATGAACTACAGTGTAGACTCTGAGACTTGAATTCTTTAGAAGAAAACATGTGGTGAGGATTGTCTTTCTGTGGTGGTAGAGGCAACAGTGGAAACCCTGAACATGTGTTGGAATGAGAAGTTTCCCCATGGTTTCTGTGAGGGTGCAGCCTGTCTTTCAACATAGCAGATGATGAAGCTGGCAACTCAGAATTCATGACCTTGTCGGCCTGTACTTGTGTATGTTCTTTTTCTGTAACAGGGGTGTAGTTAAAAGCAAGAACACTAAATAACAACACAATTCACTATAAATCACCTTAAAGGTTTACCATACAGTGTAATTCAAAAGTTGACATACCCTCATATAGGACATGTATGTTTGTAGTAGGACAAGTAGTAGTTTTGGGATTTCAATAATATCTACAATcagtttctgtgactgaataatcaGATCACAATGTTCTTTTGCTTTCACAAATTTTAAATGATTGTACACTGAAAAGTTTTTTTAGGGTCGGAAATAAAACCCAAACGGTCACACTACACTAaaaggaaatgtattagaaAGGTCAGATCCAAAAATCACACTAAAACAAAACACCAAAAACTGTCATGAAGTAGAAGTTGCTGGACTATTGgtgactgtccacagtcaagtaagTTTAATGTCAACATAACACACTTGTAGGATgctggccaaaaaaaaatgcCGCAAATgccccttacaagtgtatgtaaatgtactttataAATAAGTTCAAAGCCCATATAACACTGGGACAGGTCAGTCATCAGTCGGGGATGGTCTGCTGTGTTGTTTTACAATTTAGCTATGACTAACTTCCAATTTGAGGATAAATTCTGGCTTTGTTAGCTTAGAAATACATGGTGcctgtaaataataaatctaaTTTAGCCTCCTGGCTATGTGCAGACCATTTCAATCTATTTTTATGAACAAATGTATAATCAAGAGTACTTAAAAAAGTAGTTTTGTTATTGGATAGTGACAACTTCACTTTATGGTTTGCCAGAAACAGGCAGCAAATGCTACATGCATTGAAAATTGCACTATAAACAGGGGCTCtcaatctatatatatataaaattgtgcttaaaaatattattgACAAAACCTTTAACAGGCTGAAATCAGTTTCTGTTTCTGCAATgttacctgattttgtacatgCTCTGTTTATATATCGCCTCCTGTCTTGTAACTTCTTTCTCGTGTCTTCTACAGTCTCATATTCAGGAGAGTAGCAAACATGAAGGATCCCTCCATAGAAGCTTTTCTCATCAGTGTGTCGTTTAGCAGCCCTAAATCAAATCATGACATAAAATACAATCAATACATCAGCCACATACacagagatatttcatgttcagACATTGGATCCCACAGTTAAAAATTACACCAGTGAGAGCTCCAACCTGACACACCGCAACCAACTGGCTAGCAGCACACAAGCAGTGTCTTGTAAATCAAGTGATATAATGAATTGGTATTGGACCACCATTAATCATGTGCTTGATAACTGAAAACTGATTGTTATAAAGCCTGTGATATTTACATAACTTATTTAGTTATTGTGAGAGTATCACTATCAGTATATTACATCAAAGCATAAAAAGTAGAAAGGAACATACCTAGCAGGTCATCTAGCAGCATTAAATTTACTTAGTGTACTTTTTATTACTGGGTGTAAACCATTATAAGATGAACTGGGCCCATAAATTGTGTACTATCTGTTATTTTTACATTCTCTGTAAGtttaatattctataaacttttcactcttatgtcatgttttacactttggttacattcatgacaggaacggtagttacttactcattacacaagattcatcacttcacacaaggttatatcaaacacagtcatggacaatttagtgactccaattcacctcacttgcatgtctttggactgtgggaggaaaccgaagcacccggcgtaaacacacgcagacatggggagaacattaaaactccacacagaaaggacccggacctccccacgtagggatcgaacccaggaccttcttgctgtgaggcgacagtgctaccctgtgaagtgtgttgcagagatcaaattctaaatgtggttatatttgcaaaatacaataaagttaatcagtgaaaacattggaaatcttatTTTCTACTTTTATTGGCTAAATAAAGTTTCCAGAGAATTAACAGATTACAGAATGGTGTTTGTACATAGTGGTACTATAAACCAGAATTTTGATAttataaaaggctatcttacaCAATGGGCAGTAAGAATATAAGAATATTGTTTCTTTTACAAAACTATGCTACTTATTAAAAGTTAAAAGCTTACAACGTATACTTAAACATCACTTAACCTTAGGCAAAACTATGATTATTACGTGGATGTTAACAAGCTTGTCATGTGGCGATTTGTGCACTGACTTGTCATTAACAGGAAATGCACCTGGTTTTATTCTTGATACTATGGATCAGAAACCTCTCACCTTGCACTTGTAAGCTTTTGAAATTTAACAAGATAAACTTCCGTGAATTGTTCCGCAGGGTATTCATCAAGAATCCTGTATTCTTCAATCACTCCATATATTGCAAAGAGCTGCACCAGTTCAGTCATCACACCAATAGCAGGAACTCCTTGCACCAGGAGAAAGCATGACTCCAGGTTTATAGTGTACACCTACagagaaaatatataataacagaCACAATTTTACTGATGCAAAGCATGACTGTATTTGTATACTTGAAAGCTGCAGCACAAGAAAATTGAATTGTATATAGTAATGTCAACAATGATTTATTCATTGAGTTGAAAAAAACGAGGAGCCAGTAAAGGGGGTGGTTTAAAAAAATGGAGTGTTGGAGAATAaggattaattaaaaaaaaccactGTATGCACTTATTTATGTTAATAATTAGGGTGTTCCAGACAGTTATTAGGGATGTCAATAATCAATCAGTTAAACAATAACCAATATTAAAGTCACTGTTTGATTAAcgttattttaattcatttccaACAGATAATGATTGATTTGAACTAAAAGGGAAGCTAAAGGTCTCGACACAGACTACAGCTCAAAACTGATAATTCGAGGCTCAACCTCAACCAATTTTTCAAGCAAAGAGCACTGCCATTCTAATcccagcaacaacaacaaaccaCCCCATTTAAATGCATTCATGTATTTTAACGACATAACAATCAAACATTATAATCATAAATGTGAAGCTATTTGGGTCAGTATGGAGTCTGAATGCACGTTAATCTCTGCACACGTGGATcactatttaatgttttatgtggATATTTTCCATACTCTAGTATAAACACAGAAATCTGCTTATGATTTTATAATTACTACACCAATTATGTCAGAAAGCTGGCGCTTGTAATAAACTGGTCTATACGTACTGTATATAATCTATAGTTTTgaatgctgaactggttctggTCGTGGTGTTTACATTTATCTTACTCTTCTACGTTACTGTCACGTTTATCATGTCatgttaatttttaataaatgaaacatcgtgatgtgttttatattctgACAGAACGCTATAAGCTTGTCGATTATTGGCAAAAATTGGCAAACGTTTGCATCCCTAATTGAtaatgacttttattttgaatttgccTAGAGCTTAAAGACCAGGTAagatattataatttatttacatcgtTAGTTCAGGTTTTGCGTTGCCACACTAATGTGTAGTTGTAAAATGTGCGGAACACCGTGACTTTAGGTTGCACAGTGTTCAGTCAATGGTGCTTGTTTAGAGGTCTAAGAGTTAAAATTGCAGCTCATTTTTATTCCATTCAGCTCGACTCCCTGAGTAAAAATAAACCCACCTTGACAGCTTTTGGTCTCCGTCCCTCTCTGTACTTGGCTCGTGTGTGACAGACATTCTGTTGTTCATGATGTTTATAAACTTGCGGAGCATCCCAAACAGAGCTTCTCTGAGAGGCCGCCATAACCAATCGTTCTCGGTACTGCCCATGCGCACATCAGTAACCACAAAATAAGACCAAGCCACTCGATCGGATTGACAGaatggattttttaaaaagctaaatGAAACTTTGGATATTAGTTTATATCAATAAACATATAATGTCTAAAAGTTTAAAATAGTATTTTGTTATCTATTCTTGCTGCGTGAAAGATTAGTAGAAAGACCAGAGTTCTACTACTTATGACTGCCTCAGACAAATGGTACATTCATGTGCTCTGATTATTTATGAAAATATAAGTTTCCGATTGGATGACGGTATTTGCATGTGAAAATTATGAAATAACTAAAGAACcagatttgttgttttgttcttGTACAGCATGATTGAGGTATTTACGATTTTGGTCAGCTGGACGATGATAttcttttttaaacacaattaGTCTTTACTAGTTGCCGACTTACATGTCTGTTTGAATTTCTAACAATGTAAAAATATAGTATATGTAAGCAATCTATTAGAATAGATTTTTATCAACTATTTTTTGACGTAAAAtgaaaaaagtgcaaaaactgTACGCTCCAACAAACAAACGCTACGGTTTAACTTGGTATCGTTTTAACACCGCAAGCTAGTAACATTCTGAGCACGTGAATGTAGCATTCTAGACTTGACATGTTGAACATGGCTTCTCATCCGCTGTTGTGAAGTAGCAGAGAATAGTTGGGATTTATCAGATATACTACTTTTGTCGCGTTTTAATGCAATGTTGGGCAGTTATGGGATTCAACCAGTCACGCTGGTCTTTAACAACTCTAAAAACTGTTTCGTTTACCTGTCACCCAACATAGTGTCTCAGCTCAGTCTTAGAGAGGTAAGTATGTAATGTGTTTGCTGTGATGTGCatgtattatactatactatactatgtaTTATACTATATAATCTTGTTCTTCAGGATATTTGCAAAACTAGTCATGACATAATTTGAAGCACACTGTTATAAAACAGTGCCAATGTCTTACTAAACTGGTCTCCCATCTGATTCTTAAAGCC contains:
- the rbm48 gene encoding RNA-binding protein 48; translation: MAASQRSSVWDAPQVYKHHEQQNVCHTRAKYREGRRPKAVKVYTINLESCFLLVQGVPAIGVMTELVQLFAIYGVIEEYRILDEYPAEQFTEVYLVKFQKLTSARAAKRHTDEKSFYGGILHVCYSPEYETVEDTRKKLQDRRRYINRACTKSEKEHTQVQADKVMNSELPASSSAMLKDRLHPHRNHGETSHSNTCSGFPLLPLPPQKDNPHHMFSSKEFKSQSLHCSSSTEDKMGSLHSFIPSSKEHCEHTSNDPNTPAKEKEWITKKSKNPSTTVPRFIPRTAHLENRKRKIEDSSVLTGAADKNAPLYGPKLPEPPRMDMEDNSLNTTANLIRKTMAKVSSVPTVGKTSTTAKPRRRI